The window GACCGTTGACATCTCCAAGGTAGTACGGCCCGCCGATCTGGTCACGCAAATCTGCTAAGACACTCAGAAACTGTCCGACAGGGCTGCCGCCCGACGCTGCTGTTGAACGCATCTTGGACTCCCTCACCCACCAGGGAGTCACAAAATATGGCTCTCAAGCATGACTGGAAAGACACCGCTCCCTCTCAGCTGTCACCTTCGACGGCATCGATCAAATCCGCTGCAGTCGATGAGATCCGGTCCAGCCGGTCCCGTAACGTCTCGGGAGCGTCACCGTCCCACGCCGCGAGGTAGAACGCCGAGTTGTCGGGGTCCAGCCCAAAGTGGCGACTGACCACGTAGGCAACTGCCTCAGCCTCGACCTCGCGTTTCGACCGCTCCGCCTCATCCGCAACATCGAAGTGAAGATCGGCGTGTGCGAACTCATGAATCAGTGTACTCGCAAGAGCGGCTCGGTTATCGCGGTCGATTGCTTCCACCATCGGATTCGTGGTCGTCACACTCCGATGCTCGCAAACACCCCGTGCAGACCCATGCTTCCATTCTTCCGGAGCGACGATTCTTGCGTCGACGCCGATCTCGTCGGTGGCGTCCAACAGGTCTTCGACAAGCCCATCTGGTTCGCCGTGGGCTTCTGTCTCCAGTTCGGGAAGTGGCTCACCCTCGGTCTGAGAGATATCGAACACCGACGTTGGCCGGAACCCAACCAGTCCCCGCTGCCACTGCTCGGGGTCTGTCTCGTCGTATTCACAGTCCGTGTTCTCGTGATACGACGGGGAGTTTCCACATTTGGGGCATTTTTTCGTAATGATTGGAGCCCAGATCCAGATGGCGTCCTCACCTTGCTGGACGTACCGGTCGAAGTCATTTTGCCACGTATTGTAGCCGGCGACCCGGGTTGCCTCGGGACACTGGAGCTTGATGAGCAGCGTGTTCCGGGCTGAATAATCGTGGAACTTCGATTGGACGTCGAGCCACTGCTGGAACTGCTCGCTGGCTTGAGCCTCGTTCGTGAGGTCGGCAAGGTCCTCGACCCACGCATCGAGTCGGTCACGCATTTCCTCATCCCGGGAGTCGGATTCGTCGAAGGTGCAAGTAGTCTTCTGGCTGGATTGTTCTGGCGTGTCTGACTGTATCGTTGACATTGATCTATCTCCGGGACGCGCTCTCGGGCACGCCCCCGCACCGCCACTGGGGGACAGAAAATTGACTGCTGCCGCTGGGACCGCTTTCGGAGTCGGGCTGGCGGGTAGAGAGTCATTACGTGAGCATTCCAGAGTTTAGCATTTACAATCAGGAGGGTGTCATAGAACTCTTGTCACACCGTGGTGATCGTGCTTCCCGGACTGTCTCTGCGTTCGTAGTTAGTGATGCCAACAACGGGCGGGGACACAGCGACAACTAGCACTTGTGCTCGTGCGTTGACGCGGCCTCGGGAGTCTGTTCGCCCGAGGCCGCGGTCCTTTACTGATTCGTTGGTTTGCTTGACTCCTGCTTGCTAACTACGACAGAGAGTCTCTAACGATATATACAGATGAATTCTGGGCTTACAAACCACTCGAAGAAGGCGATTCAATCGTCGGTAAATACGTCGTTTACAGCGGTGGAGACTGCTCTAGCCGCGATATCTACGCCAACTCCTGCGACAT is drawn from Haloarcula sp. H-GB4 and contains these coding sequences:
- a CDS encoding ArdC-like ssDNA-binding domain-containing protein, which translates into the protein MSTIQSDTPEQSSQKTTCTFDESDSRDEEMRDRLDAWVEDLADLTNEAQASEQFQQWLDVQSKFHDYSARNTLLIKLQCPEATRVAGYNTWQNDFDRYVQQGEDAIWIWAPIITKKCPKCGNSPSYHENTDCEYDETDPEQWQRGLVGFRPTSVFDISQTEGEPLPELETEAHGEPDGLVEDLLDATDEIGVDARIVAPEEWKHGSARGVCEHRSVTTTNPMVEAIDRDNRAALASTLIHEFAHADLHFDVADEAERSKREVEAEAVAYVVSRHFGLDPDNSAFYLAAWDGDAPETLRDRLDRISSTAADLIDAVEGDS